The following are from one region of the Paenibacillus bovis genome:
- a CDS encoding molybdopterin-dependent oxidoreductase, whose protein sequence is MSWQKERIDMNIYSQGEVDKWVYSTCNICSIGCGCHIAVKDDKIVGIKGNGQHPINRGRLGPKGENQWYANNSSDRLLTPLIRRDNGQLEPASWEEAMELIVSKAKESLEQQGSNSIAIYSTGQGYLEDYYTIAKIGRAGLHTHLLDANTRLCTATTEFCLLQSFGADGTPASFDDVDVTDTLMLFGHNVAETGTVLHERIMQRKQREGKPYIIAVDPRHTLTARHADLHLQLIPGTNVALLNGLVHLMIQNGHIDQQFVEQYTIGFDEMKQSVADWTPEKTSKITGIPVEQLHEAARVLGETPSMVTTTLQGTFQSADATTACVAINNMHLIRGQIGKPGCGPLHMAGQPSSSANRTAGGVGTYPAQRNPMNPQHLQEMADLWNVEEETLPAGPEKGIEEQLDMIEQGKVTFFWNIGTNPMVSLPNRRRARKALESIFVVVQDPFLTETAKVADVILPVALWGEKEGTMENADRTINVLRKAVEAPEGVKSDLQILIDFARRMGLKDKDGQPLIGYSTPEECFEEWKKVSRGRPCDMTGMTYDKLEQHNGMRWPANEQHPTGTPRLYSDYQFPTDADYSQSYTKDQFSGRALSRDEFVRKQANGKAILHATRYLPPTEQPNEEYPIWLTTGRLVWHWHTRTKTARSPYLQMAAPNAYVEIHEEDAAALSIVQGEVVRITSPRGWIEVPARIGTAVQKGLVFVPFHYGSWEGHESANDLTADFTDPLSKQPTFKQAACRIDKLRKQHIVVGEESADYIAEQYQLTVEHLLQANRLVTPYDIQSGQTLEVPISVVNAPIPPYIPQRG, encoded by the coding sequence ATGAGCTGGCAAAAAGAACGTATTGATATGAACATATACAGTCAGGGTGAAGTCGATAAATGGGTGTATAGCACCTGCAATATTTGCTCAATCGGCTGCGGCTGTCATATTGCTGTCAAAGACGACAAAATCGTCGGTATCAAAGGGAATGGACAGCATCCGATCAACCGTGGACGACTCGGTCCCAAAGGGGAAAATCAATGGTATGCCAATAACAGTTCCGACCGGCTGCTGACACCGCTGATTCGCCGGGATAATGGGCAGCTGGAACCGGCGAGCTGGGAAGAAGCAATGGAGCTGATTGTCTCCAAAGCAAAAGAATCCCTGGAGCAGCAGGGCAGTAACAGTATCGCGATCTATTCCACTGGTCAGGGATACCTGGAAGACTACTATACAATTGCCAAAATCGGCCGTGCCGGCCTGCATACCCATTTGCTGGATGCCAATACCCGCCTCTGTACAGCAACTACAGAGTTCTGCCTGCTGCAGTCATTTGGCGCAGATGGAACACCGGCTTCCTTTGACGATGTCGATGTAACCGATACATTGATGCTGTTCGGTCATAATGTAGCGGAGACAGGAACAGTACTGCATGAGCGGATTATGCAGCGCAAACAGCGGGAAGGCAAGCCTTATATCATTGCCGTTGATCCTCGCCATACGTTAACTGCCCGTCATGCAGATCTGCATTTGCAGTTGATTCCGGGTACCAATGTAGCGCTGCTCAATGGACTTGTTCATCTGATGATCCAAAATGGACATATTGATCAGCAATTTGTCGAACAGTATACGATTGGTTTTGATGAAATGAAGCAATCGGTCGCAGATTGGACACCAGAGAAAACGTCGAAGATCACGGGTATTCCTGTAGAGCAGCTGCATGAAGCAGCCCGGGTGCTGGGAGAGACGCCATCCATGGTAACAACGACGCTGCAGGGAACGTTCCAGAGTGCAGACGCTACTACAGCCTGCGTAGCGATCAACAATATGCATCTGATCCGCGGTCAGATCGGCAAGCCGGGCTGCGGTCCGTTGCATATGGCAGGTCAGCCGAGCTCTTCTGCGAATCGTACAGCAGGTGGAGTAGGAACATACCCTGCCCAGCGTAATCCGATGAATCCGCAGCATCTGCAGGAAATGGCCGATCTGTGGAATGTAGAGGAAGAAACGCTGCCCGCCGGTCCGGAAAAAGGAATCGAGGAGCAGCTGGATATGATCGAGCAGGGAAAAGTTACTTTTTTCTGGAATATCGGTACCAACCCGATGGTATCTCTGCCGAACCGCCGCCGTGCACGCAAAGCGCTGGAAAGTATATTCGTTGTGGTGCAGGACCCTTTCCTCACCGAAACCGCCAAGGTGGCCGATGTGATCCTGCCTGTTGCATTATGGGGAGAAAAAGAAGGCACGATGGAGAATGCCGACCGTACGATCAATGTACTTCGCAAAGCGGTAGAAGCGCCTGAAGGTGTCAAAAGTGATCTGCAGATTCTGATTGATTTTGCCCGCCGTATGGGTCTCAAAGACAAAGATGGTCAGCCGTTGATCGGTTACTCGACACCGGAAGAATGTTTTGAAGAATGGAAAAAGGTATCACGCGGCAGACCTTGTGATATGACCGGTATGACGTATGACAAATTGGAACAACACAACGGCATGCGCTGGCCTGCCAATGAACAGCATCCAACAGGAACGCCTCGCTTATACAGCGATTACCAATTTCCGACCGATGCAGATTATTCCCAGAGCTATACCAAGGATCAATTCAGCGGCCGTGCACTGAGCCGGGATGAATTTGTCCGCAAGCAGGCCAACGGCAAAGCTATTTTACATGCGACCCGCTACCTGCCGCCGACCGAGCAGCCGAATGAAGAATATCCAATCTGGCTCACTACCGGCCGTCTGGTCTGGCACTGGCATACCCGGACCAAGACTGCCCGTTCACCTTATTTGCAAATGGCTGCGCCGAATGCCTATGTGGAGATTCACGAAGAAGATGCAGCGGCATTATCTATCGTGCAGGGAGAAGTGGTGCGGATTACCTCGCCGCGCGGCTGGATAGAAGTGCCGGCCCGTATCGGTACAGCAGTACAAAAAGGACTGGTATTTGTGCCATTCCATTATGGTAGCTGGGAAGGTCATGAGTCTGCCAATGATCTAACTGCCGATTTTACCGATCCGCTGTCCAAACAACCCACATTCAAGCAGGCGGCCTGCCGGATCGACAAGCTGCGCAAGCAGCATATTGTAGTCGGGGAAGAATCGGCGGATTATATTGCCGAGCAGTATCAGCTGACTGTCGAGCATCTGCTGCAGGCGAACCGGCTGGTCACGCCTTATGATATCCAGAGCGGCCAGACACTGGAAGTGCCTATTTCCGTCGTCAATGCACCGATTCCTCCTTATATTCCGCAGCGCGGATAG
- a CDS encoding aldo/keto reductase: protein MEKRKYGNTDMQVSVLGFGGSEIGSGVSQSEVDQLLHSAMDAGLNIIDTAECYGDSEELIGNALADRRDDYYLFSKCGHAAGFDAPDWDRNMLEQSIDRSLRRLQTDHLDMIHLHSCSEEVLRRGEVIEVLQRAKQQGKTRYIGYSGDSADALYAIETGVFDSLETSVNIADQEAISLTIPRARERGMGITAKRPIANAAWTREQVEPQDYAFVYWNRLRDLNYTFLQNDDVQNSIKQALRFTLSIPGVDTMIVGTTKPNRWSENAALIADGVLSKEEFDHIRQRWFATAESEWVGQI from the coding sequence ATGGAAAAGCGTAAATATGGCAATACGGATATGCAAGTAAGTGTGCTTGGATTTGGCGGTTCGGAAATTGGAAGCGGTGTCTCACAAAGCGAGGTTGATCAGCTGCTGCACAGTGCAATGGATGCAGGGCTGAATATTATTGATACAGCCGAATGTTATGGAGACAGCGAAGAGCTTATCGGCAATGCGCTGGCAGATCGGCGAGATGACTATTACCTGTTTAGCAAATGCGGTCACGCAGCCGGATTCGATGCCCCCGACTGGGATCGCAATATGCTGGAACAGAGTATCGACCGCAGTCTTCGTCGCCTGCAGACCGATCATCTGGATATGATTCATCTACACAGCTGCTCGGAAGAGGTATTGCGCCGGGGAGAAGTGATCGAGGTACTTCAGCGTGCCAAGCAGCAGGGCAAAACACGTTATATCGGTTACAGCGGAGATAGCGCCGATGCATTGTACGCGATAGAGACAGGTGTGTTTGACAGTCTGGAGACATCGGTTAATATTGCCGATCAGGAAGCGATTTCCCTTACCATTCCTCGGGCACGTGAACGTGGTATGGGCATTACAGCCAAGCGTCCGATTGCGAACGCGGCGTGGACACGTGAGCAGGTAGAGCCGCAGGATTATGCTTTTGTCTATTGGAATCGGCTGCGTGACCTGAATTATACATTTTTACAGAACGACGATGTACAAAACAGTATCAAGCAGGCGCTGCGATTTACACTGAGTATTCCCGGTGTGGATACGATGATTGTTGGTACAACCAAGCCTAACCGCTGGTCTGAAAATGCAGCCCTGATCGCAGACGGAGTACTGTCCAAAGAAGAGTTCGACCATATTCGTCAGCGCTGGTTCGCTACTGCCGAATCGGAGTGGGTCGGACAGATCTGA
- the brnQ gene encoding branched-chain amino acid transport system II carrier protein — protein MEKKIPFSFIVVIGLMLFALFFGAGNLIFPTMLGQSAGTNFWPANIGFLITGVGLPTLGVIALGFSGKDDLQSLASRVHPVFGLVFTTVLYLAIGPLFAIPRTGNVSFEIGVKPFLSADEYTLAAAIFSIIFFGITCFFSLNPARIVDIVGKVLTPIKLTFISILVIVGLLYPLGGFQQPLEKYSTHALFNGFQEGYLTMDALAAFVFGIIVINAIRSRGATSRRQIVTVCVKAACIAAVILSVIYVALSYISASTVTAFGYLENGGQILARMSSYYFGTSGGIFLGLMITIACLTTSIGLITSCASYFHKLLPRFSYKKLVVGLCIFSAVIANIGLNELITISVPVLTIIYPLAIVLMFLTFCHSLFKGERLVYQGSMLLVFIISLADGLKATPFHLAALDEFLGSYLPMYTIGLGWVLPAIIGALGGYVISRVRKDSSLVNS, from the coding sequence TTGGAGAAAAAAATACCATTTTCATTCATCGTAGTTATTGGATTAATGCTGTTTGCGCTCTTTTTCGGTGCAGGGAATCTTATTTTCCCAACCATGCTGGGCCAGTCTGCCGGAACCAACTTTTGGCCGGCTAATATTGGCTTTCTGATTACGGGAGTAGGGCTGCCTACTCTGGGCGTTATTGCGCTGGGATTCTCCGGCAAGGATGATCTGCAGTCGCTGGCGAGCCGGGTACATCCTGTATTCGGTCTGGTATTCACTACAGTACTGTATCTGGCGATTGGGCCGCTGTTTGCTATTCCGCGGACCGGTAATGTTTCTTTCGAGATTGGCGTCAAGCCGTTCCTGTCTGCGGACGAGTACACGTTAGCTGCTGCTATTTTCTCGATTATCTTTTTCGGCATTACGTGTTTCTTCTCGCTGAATCCAGCGCGTATCGTCGATATTGTCGGTAAAGTGCTGACTCCGATCAAGCTGACCTTTATCAGTATACTGGTTATTGTCGGTCTGCTGTATCCGCTCGGAGGATTCCAGCAGCCACTGGAGAAATACAGTACACATGCACTGTTCAATGGTTTTCAGGAAGGTTATCTGACCATGGATGCGCTAGCTGCTTTTGTATTTGGCATTATTGTAATTAACGCGATTCGCAGCCGCGGCGCGACCAGCCGGAGACAGATCGTTACCGTCTGTGTCAAAGCAGCCTGTATTGCTGCCGTAATTTTGTCGGTGATTTATGTAGCACTTTCTTATATTAGTGCATCTACCGTTACGGCATTTGGCTATCTGGAGAATGGCGGTCAGATTCTGGCACGGATGTCCAGCTATTACTTTGGTACATCCGGCGGTATTTTCCTGGGGTTGATGATCACGATTGCCTGTCTAACCACAAGTATCGGTCTGATCACGTCCTGTGCTTCATACTTCCATAAGCTGCTGCCGCGCTTTTCGTATAAAAAGCTGGTTGTTGGTCTGTGTATTTTCAGTGCGGTTATTGCCAATATTGGTCTGAATGAGCTGATTACTATTTCGGTACCGGTTCTGACGATCATCTATCCGCTGGCGATTGTGCTGATGTTCCTGACCTTCTGTCATTCCTTGTTCAAAGGGGAACGACTCGTGTACCAGGGAAGTATGCTGCTCGTCTTCATTATCAGTTTGGCTGATGGTCTCAAAGCAACTCCATTCCATCTAGCTGCACTGGATGAATTCCTGGGCAGTTATCTGCCTATGTATACGATTGGTCTTGGATGGGTGCTGCCAGCCATTATCGGCGCACTCGGCGGATATGTAATCAGCAGAGTCCGCAAGGATTCATCGCTGGTTAATTCCTGA
- a CDS encoding helix-turn-helix transcriptional regulator: METLAAVGYSIDPQESMRIHYLRQTGYTAMPRYHSHASYEIFYVQDGGRTYFINETAVHAGKGDLVFICPTDLHRTVSTDALLCERILVNFTEEFIRQGGGLLFPLQELGRDHLYRLPPEEQTAIEQCLQELLTEMERREAGYIEYSRCLLTGLLIRLYRLRRREQGQPAAPLSTTHPMETKITEIARYINEHFDEPLTLQEISERFYISPSYLCRIFPQITGFHFREYLQTIRLRAARELLRSSTLSIALIAERTGYAHTANFSVIFKKKTGYTPSQYRIMNRQKHNIQ; the protein is encoded by the coding sequence ATGGAGACTCTGGCAGCAGTCGGTTACAGTATCGATCCACAGGAGAGTATGCGTATTCATTATTTGCGGCAGACTGGCTACACTGCGATGCCTCGTTATCATTCCCATGCCAGCTACGAGATTTTTTATGTACAGGATGGGGGAAGGACTTACTTTATTAATGAAACAGCTGTTCATGCAGGTAAGGGCGATCTGGTTTTCATTTGTCCGACAGATCTGCACCGGACAGTCAGTACAGATGCGCTGTTATGTGAGCGGATTCTGGTTAATTTTACCGAAGAGTTTATTCGTCAGGGAGGAGGACTGTTGTTCCCGCTGCAGGAGTTGGGACGAGATCATCTCTATCGTCTGCCGCCCGAGGAACAGACCGCTATCGAACAATGTCTGCAGGAACTGCTAACCGAAATGGAGCGCCGGGAAGCCGGGTATATTGAATATAGCCGCTGTCTGCTGACAGGACTGCTGATTCGCTTATACCGGTTAAGACGGCGGGAACAGGGACAGCCAGCTGCTCCTCTGTCGACTACCCATCCGATGGAGACCAAAATTACCGAGATAGCCCGGTATATCAACGAACATTTTGATGAGCCGCTCACGCTGCAGGAGATCTCGGAACGATTTTATATTAGTCCTTCGTACCTGTGCCGGATTTTCCCGCAGATTACCGGTTTTCATTTCCGGGAATATTTGCAGACGATCCGGCTGCGTGCAGCCCGTGAGCTGCTGCGCAGTAGTACGCTCAGTATCGCCCTGATCGCTGAGCGAACGGGTTATGCACATACCGCCAATTTTAGCGTTATTTTCAAAAAAAAGACCGGATACACGCCCAGCCAGTACCGGATCATGAATCGGCAGAAGCATAATATACAGTAG
- a CDS encoding pectinesterase family protein — protein sequence MKLKLWQPSARPAGQRSYLNTSMIMICTCAVGLSLLPVQPAQAQDQPFSSSLIAEASQTKTITVAKDGSGQYSSVQAAIDSIVSGNNTPVTIYVKNGTYKEKITFPKDKPYITLTGESAFGTILTYNDTAASAGGTTNSSSTFVMSDHFTAQNITFANTAGKDAGQAVALYVRGDRAVFKNVRMLGHQDTLYTPGSGRQYYENCYIEGTVDFVFGSATAVFNNCELKSLGNGYITAASTPAEQPYGYVLLNCRLTRSEAVANSSVYLGRPWRPYSSVTYINTTMDSHIRPEGWNNWGNAANEQTARYSEYNSKGAGAGGTRVGWSKLLSSSEASAITISSVLAGNDGWNPAK from the coding sequence ATGAAATTGAAATTATGGCAGCCTTCCGCTCGCCCTGCTGGTCAGCGATCCTATCTGAATACCTCTATGATTATGATATGTACATGTGCAGTCGGCTTGTCACTACTGCCGGTACAGCCTGCACAAGCCCAGGATCAGCCTTTTTCATCCAGCCTGATCGCAGAAGCCAGCCAGACCAAAACGATTACCGTCGCCAAAGATGGGTCCGGTCAATACAGCAGTGTACAAGCTGCTATCGATTCTATTGTAAGCGGTAACAATACACCTGTGACTATTTACGTCAAAAATGGAACGTACAAGGAAAAGATTACTTTTCCCAAAGATAAGCCCTATATTACACTAACCGGTGAAAGTGCTTTCGGTACAATTCTGACGTACAACGATACAGCCGCATCTGCTGGCGGGACGACCAACAGCTCCAGTACTTTTGTGATGTCCGACCATTTTACCGCGCAAAATATCACTTTTGCCAATACAGCCGGCAAAGATGCCGGACAAGCGGTTGCCCTGTATGTACGCGGTGATCGGGCGGTATTCAAAAATGTACGCATGCTGGGTCATCAGGATACGCTCTATACTCCCGGCAGCGGACGGCAGTACTATGAGAACTGCTATATTGAAGGCACGGTGGATTTTGTATTTGGCAGTGCCACCGCCGTATTCAACAATTGCGAGCTGAAAAGTCTGGGCAACGGCTACATAACTGCTGCTTCTACACCTGCCGAGCAGCCTTATGGCTATGTCCTTCTGAACTGCAGGCTGACACGAAGCGAAGCGGTTGCTAACAGTTCGGTGTATTTGGGACGTCCATGGCGTCCATACAGTTCGGTCACTTATATTAACACTACGATGGACAGTCATATCCGGCCCGAAGGCTGGAACAACTGGGGGAATGCAGCCAATGAGCAGACCGCACGCTATTCGGAATATAACAGCAAGGGAGCAGGTGCCGGCGGTACAAGAGTAGGCTGGTCCAAGCTCCTTTCTTCCAGTGAAGCATCAGCAATTACCATCTCGTCCGTGCTCGCTGGTAACGATGGATGGAACCCGGCAAAATGA